A stretch of the Acyrthosiphon pisum isolate AL4f chromosome A2, pea_aphid_22Mar2018_4r6ur, whole genome shotgun sequence genome encodes the following:
- the LOC107882641 gene encoding uncharacterized protein LOC107882641, producing the protein MKWLQDHEVAINLALFKRYQFYQIFNPNGSKLLNYDTYKLTNVMFIVAVTTYNIFSAMCFFTDTVDTIDSVDLLLMIFIYSIIIISLLKISVLLFNADQIWELFDLTRFDFLTSRQCRKNVGILCKYRDRSITITNLYQNYSTMVFIIWMITPLVLNTFVVVGGPNQRYHNIFNMQYPVSANIYNQYYYLFYLMEIAMGIFVLNYSMIIDNFLISLCWVIIAQYEVITTAFEKIGNDCELTTLQNEKNNNSFEAYEDLKSILMDQNKLYIKLKSFYRVVWIIVIFLIIIDSVLLIILTYSFVMICSSAESFSIFNILKISTAFFVFVIQLYLYCYLFDVLNDKKESVNFGLYCCDWTKMDLRFKKLLLLATKFNNANTLKIKSTPNKIVNLQLFSSVMTTAFNIVTVMLKTMNGKN; encoded by the exons atgaaaTGGTTGCAAGATCACGAAGTAGCAATTAACTTGGCTTTATTCAAGCGATaccaattttatcaaatattcaacCCAAACGGATCAAAACTGTTAAATTATGACACTTACAAGCTCACAAATGTCATGTTTATTGTGGCCGTTACGACTTACAACATATTTTCAGCAATGTGCTTTTTCACAGATACCGTAGACACCATCGACAGTGTTGATTTATtactaatgatatttatatactctattattataatttctttattgaaAATTAGCGTTCTTCTATTTAACGCAGATCAAATTTGGGAATTGTTTGACCTGACGCGCTTTGATTTTTTAACAAGCAGGCAGTGCCGCAAAAACGTCGGAATACTCTGTAAATATCGCGATAGATCGATAACGATAACCAACTTATACCAAAACTACAGCACCATGGTATTCATCATATGGATGATCACTCCTCTGGTATTAAACACTTTTGTGGTGGTCGGAGGCCCGAATCAGCGttatcataacattttcaacatgCAGTATCCGGTATCCGCgaatatttacaatcaatattattacctattttatttgatgGAAATAGCAATGGGaatattcgttttaaattattcgaTGATCATTGACAATTTCCTAATATCGTTATGTTGGGTTATAATTGCACAGTACGAAGTAATTACCACAGCGTTCGAAAAGATCGGAAACGACTGCGAACTGACAACCCTTCAAAACG aaaaaaataacaatagttttgAAGCATATGAAGatcttaaatcaattttaatggaTCAGAACAAATTATACAT aaaattgaaatCGTTCTATCGTGTGGTGTggataatagttatatttttgataattatagattcagttttattaataatattgacatattcaTTTGTTATg ATTTGTTCGTCAGCGGAATCATTTTCTATTTTCAACATACTTAAGATCTCGAcagcattttttgtttttgtaattcaactatacttatactgttatttatttgaCGTTCTAAATGAtaaa AAAGAATCCGTCAACTTTGGATTATATTGTTGTGATTGGACAAAAAtggatttaagatttaaaaagttattgttaTTAGCCACGAAGTTCAATAATGCTAATACATTAAAGATAAAATCAACACCGAATAAAA